A stretch of the Medicago truncatula cultivar Jemalong A17 chromosome 5, MtrunA17r5.0-ANR, whole genome shotgun sequence genome encodes the following:
- the LOC25495069 gene encoding glycosyl hydrolase 5 family protein produces the protein MLRKSFQSLILLLFVFTSSSHSNAYPLSTQSRWIIDDSTGERVKLVCGNWAGHLQPMIPEGLDRIPLKELVGELVKNRFNCVRLTYAVYMWTRHAHGIVNNTFNYLDAPEVVAGIAKYNPSILKMTHIEAFDAVVNELGARNVKVLLDNHVSEPKWCCNDDDDNGFFHDQHFDPQEWIHGLTLAAKHFYGHQPIVAMSLRNELRGPRQNLRDWYKYMSHAALVIHKTNPNVLVVISGLNYDTELQFLRNNPLKIDLGEKMVYEAHLYSWSGIGTLKLKEFWSKQPLNRICAENIEGLDQSAGFLTSGKNAVPLIITEFGFDQTGSSVEDNREDKLQLDESFGVVDATWHKLRYPNFADKFQLLQRKNQDPTSKVSEAYIMYHPLTGQCGQVNDKNELEIGSCENQTRWIYNGSQILLNDSKKCLTAIGEGLPVAISDDYENKNSSWKSESLSRLHLATVDQNGKHLCLHKDYNSSFVVTSKCICINDDSLCLDDPQSQWFQLVATNV, from the exons ATGTTGAGAAAATCCTTCCAATCCTTGattcttcttctctttgtttTCACCTCTTCATCACATTCAAATGCTTATCCTCTATCAACACAATCAAGATGGATTATCGATGATTCAACCGGTGAACGGGTGAAACTTGTTTGCGGCAATTGGGCTGGTCACCTTCAACCAATGATCCCTGAGGGTCTAGATAGAATACCCTTAAAGGAACTTGTTGGTGAGCTTGTGAAAAACAGGTTCAATTGTGTTAGACTAACATATGCAGTTTATATGTGGACAAGACATGCACATGGCATTGTGAATAACACTTTTAATTATTTGGATGCACCAGAAGTTGTGGCTGGTATTGCTAAGTATAATCcttcaattttgaaaatgacTCACATTGAGGCTTTTGATGCTGTTGTGAACGAACTTGGTGCTCGAAATGTTAAAGTGTTGCTTGATAATCATGTTAGTGAGCCTAAATGGTGTTGTAATGACGACGACGACAATGGTTTCTTTCATGATCAACACTTTGATCCTCAAGAATGGATTCATGGACTTACCTTGGCAGCCAAGCACTTTTATGGACATCAACCT ATTGTGGCAATGAGCTTGAGGAATGAATTGCGTGGTCCACGCCAAAACCTAAGAGATTGGTACAAGTACATGAGCCATGCAGCATTAGTCATCCataaaacaaatccaaatgtGCTTGTGGTTATCTCAGGTTTGAACTATGACACTGAGTTGCAGTTTTTAAGGAACAATCCACTGAAGATAGACTTAGGGGAAAAAATGGTGTATGAGGCACATTTATACTCATGGTCTGGAATTGGAACACTCAAATTGAAAGAATTTTGGAGTAAGCAACCATTGAATAGAATATGCGCCGAAAACATTGAAGGGTTAGACCAAAGCGCTGGTTTCCTTACCTCCGGTAAGAATGCAGTTCCTTTGATCATTACTGAGTTTGGATTTGACCAGACAGGTTCTTCAGTTGAAGATAATAG aGAAGACAAACTCCAACTCGATGAGTCATTTGGTGTAGTAGATGCTACTTGGCACAAGCTTAGATACCCTAATTTCGCGGACAAGTTTCAACTTTTGCAAAGGAAGAATCAAG ATCCTACTTCCAAAGTCTCTGAAGCATATATTATGTACCATCCTCTTACTGGTCAATGTGGTCAAGTGAATGACAAGAATGAACTTGAAATCGGTAGCTGCGAGAATCAAACAAGATGGATTTATAATGGTTCTCAAATCCTTTTGAATGATTCCAAGAAGTGCTTAACTGCTATTGGTGAAGGGCTTCCAGTAGCTATTTCTGATGATTACGAAAACAAGAACAGTTCATGGAAATCTGAATCACTTTCTAGACTTCATTTGGCTACTGTGGATCAAAATGGGAAACATCTTTGCTTGCATAAGGATTATAACTCATCTTTTGTTGTGACTTCAAAATGTATCTGCATAAATGATGATTCTCTTTGTCTTGATGATCCACAGAGCCAATGGTTCCAACTTGTTGCAACCAATGTTTAG